The following are encoded in a window of Streptomyces sp. Go-475 genomic DNA:
- a CDS encoding arginase family protein translates to MRNVAIIEAPSVLGLRPTGVEELPEALLGAGLAEALDAEVAGRVEPPPYDPERDPDTGVLNPAGIAAYSAALADAVGAVLHDGRFPVVLGGDCSVLLGNLLALRRRDRHGLLFLDGHTDFYQPSAEPAGEVASMELALATGRGPRVLADLEGRGPLVRDEDVVALGFRDAEESAAYGMQPLPEALHAMELHTVRALGATEAARRAVGLLTGDGAGAGYWTHLDVDVLDDALMPAVDYRQPDGLTWQELETVLRTALSDGGAVGLDVAIFNPRLDPDGTITRRLADCLAGAFDRGD, encoded by the coding sequence GTGCGGAACGTGGCGATCATCGAGGCACCGTCCGTGCTCGGGCTGCGGCCGACCGGCGTGGAGGAGCTGCCGGAGGCGCTGCTCGGGGCCGGGCTGGCCGAGGCGCTCGACGCGGAGGTCGCGGGCCGGGTCGAGCCGCCGCCGTACGACCCGGAGCGCGACCCGGACACCGGGGTCCTCAACCCGGCCGGCATCGCCGCCTACTCCGCCGCCCTGGCCGACGCCGTGGGCGCTGTCCTCCATGACGGCCGGTTCCCCGTCGTGCTCGGCGGCGACTGCAGCGTGCTGCTCGGCAACCTGCTCGCGCTGCGCCGCCGGGACCGGCACGGTCTGCTGTTCCTCGACGGGCACACCGACTTCTACCAGCCCTCGGCGGAGCCGGCCGGGGAGGTGGCCTCCATGGAACTCGCCCTGGCCACCGGGCGCGGGCCGCGCGTGCTGGCCGACCTGGAGGGCCGGGGCCCGCTGGTGCGGGACGAGGACGTCGTCGCCCTGGGGTTCCGGGACGCGGAGGAGTCCGCGGCGTACGGCATGCAGCCGCTGCCGGAGGCGCTGCACGCGATGGAACTGCACACCGTCCGGGCCCTGGGCGCGACCGAGGCGGCCCGGCGCGCGGTCGGGCTGCTGACCGGGGACGGCGCGGGCGCCGGGTACTGGACCCACCTCGACGTCGACGTCCTGGACGACGCGCTCATGCCCGCCGTCGACTACCGGCAGCCGGACGGCCTGACCTGGCAGGAGCTGGAGACCGTCCTGCGCACGGCTCTGTCCGACGGCGGCGCCGTCGGCCTCGACGTGGCGATCTTCAACCCCCGCCTGGACCCCGACGGCACGATCACGCGGCGCCTCGCCGACTGCCTGGCCGGGGCCTTCGATCGCGGGGACTGA
- a CDS encoding 3-hydroxyacyl-CoA dehydrogenase NAD-binding domain-containing protein yields MSTESTTIRWEQDRTGLVTLVIDDPNQSANTMNQAFRDSLAAVTDRLEAEKDTIRGVIITSAKKTFFAGGDLRDLIRVTPETAQELFDGGMAIKRNLRRIETLGKPVVAALNGAALGGGYEIALACHHRVALDAPGSKIGCPEVTLGLLPGGGGVVRTVRLLGIADALLKVLLQGTQYSPRRALENGLVDEVADSQEDMLAKARAFIDAHPESQQPWDKPGYRIPGGTPANPKFAANLPAFPATLRKQTNGAPYPAPRNILAAAVEGSQVDFETAQVIEARYFVELAAGQTSKNMIQAFFFDLQAVNSGANRPKGIEPRQVRKVAVLGAGMMGAGIAYSCARAGIDVVLKDVSLEAALKGRGYSEKLCAKAVAKGRTTQEKADALLARITPTAEVQDLAGCDAVIEAVFEDTSLKHKVFQEIQDVVAPDALLCSNTSTLPITALAEGVERQADFIGLHFFSPVDKMPLVEIIKGERTGEEALARAFDLVRQINKTPIVVNDSRGFFTSRVIGHFINEGVAMVGEGVEPASVEQAAAQAGYPAKVLSLMDELTLTLPRKIRAETKRAVEEAGGTWTPHPAEAVIDRMVDEFGRTGRSGGAGFYDYDEDGRRAGLWPGLREHFTEPGHRIPFRDMQERMLFSEALDTVRLLEEGVLTSVADANIGSIFGIGFPGWTGGVLQYINGYEGGLPGFVARARELAERYGDRFTPPALLVEKAQQGERFSDSARG; encoded by the coding sequence ATGAGCACTGAGTCCACCACCATCCGCTGGGAACAGGACCGCACCGGCCTCGTCACCCTGGTCATCGACGACCCGAACCAGTCCGCGAACACCATGAACCAGGCGTTCCGCGACTCCCTCGCCGCCGTCACCGACCGCCTGGAGGCCGAGAAGGACACCATCCGGGGCGTCATCATCACCTCCGCCAAGAAGACCTTCTTCGCCGGCGGCGACCTGCGCGACCTCATCCGCGTCACGCCCGAGACGGCCCAGGAGCTGTTCGACGGCGGCATGGCCATCAAGCGGAACCTGCGCCGCATCGAGACGCTCGGCAAGCCGGTCGTCGCCGCGCTCAACGGCGCGGCCCTCGGCGGCGGTTACGAGATCGCCCTGGCCTGCCACCACCGCGTCGCCCTGGACGCGCCCGGCTCCAAGATCGGCTGCCCCGAGGTCACCCTCGGCCTGCTCCCCGGAGGCGGCGGCGTCGTCCGCACGGTCCGCCTGCTCGGCATCGCCGACGCCCTGCTGAAGGTCCTCCTCCAGGGCACCCAGTACAGCCCGCGCCGCGCCCTGGAGAACGGCCTCGTCGACGAGGTGGCCGACAGCCAGGAGGACATGCTCGCCAAGGCCCGGGCGTTCATCGACGCCCACCCCGAGTCCCAGCAGCCCTGGGACAAGCCGGGCTACCGCATCCCGGGCGGCACGCCGGCCAACCCCAAGTTCGCCGCGAACCTGCCCGCCTTCCCGGCCACCCTGCGCAAGCAGACGAACGGCGCCCCCTACCCGGCCCCGCGCAACATCCTCGCCGCGGCCGTCGAGGGCTCCCAGGTCGACTTCGAGACCGCCCAGGTCATCGAGGCCCGCTACTTCGTCGAACTGGCCGCCGGCCAGACCTCGAAGAACATGATCCAGGCGTTCTTCTTCGACCTCCAGGCCGTCAACTCCGGCGCCAACCGCCCCAAGGGGATCGAGCCGCGCCAGGTCCGCAAGGTCGCCGTCCTCGGCGCCGGGATGATGGGCGCGGGCATCGCCTACTCCTGCGCCCGCGCCGGCATCGACGTCGTGCTGAAGGACGTGTCCCTGGAGGCGGCCCTCAAGGGCAGGGGCTACTCCGAGAAGCTGTGCGCCAAGGCCGTCGCCAAGGGCCGTACGACGCAGGAGAAGGCGGACGCGCTGCTCGCCCGCATCACGCCCACGGCCGAGGTCCAGGACCTGGCCGGCTGCGACGCCGTCATCGAGGCCGTGTTCGAGGACACGTCCCTCAAGCACAAGGTCTTCCAGGAGATCCAGGACGTCGTGGCGCCCGACGCGCTGCTGTGCTCCAACACCTCCACCCTGCCCATCACCGCCCTCGCGGAAGGCGTCGAGCGCCAGGCCGACTTCATCGGGCTGCACTTCTTCTCGCCGGTCGACAAGATGCCGCTCGTCGAGATCATCAAGGGCGAGCGCACGGGCGAGGAGGCCCTGGCCCGCGCCTTCGACCTGGTCCGGCAGATCAACAAGACGCCGATCGTCGTCAACGACTCGCGCGGCTTCTTCACCTCCCGCGTCATCGGCCACTTCATCAACGAGGGCGTCGCCATGGTCGGCGAGGGCGTCGAGCCCGCCTCGGTCGAACAGGCCGCCGCCCAGGCCGGCTACCCGGCCAAGGTGCTGTCCCTGATGGACGAGCTGACGCTGACCCTGCCCCGCAAGATCCGGGCCGAGACGAAGCGGGCGGTGGAGGAGGCGGGCGGCACCTGGACGCCCCACCCCGCCGAGGCCGTCATCGACCGCATGGTCGACGAGTTCGGCCGCACGGGCCGCAGCGGCGGCGCCGGCTTCTACGACTACGACGAGGACGGCAGGCGCGCCGGACTCTGGCCGGGCCTGCGCGAGCACTTCACCGAGCCCGGCCACCGAATCCCCTTCCGGGACATGCAGGAACGCATGCTGTTCTCCGAGGCGCTGGACACCGTCCGGTTGCTGGAGGAGGGCGTGCTGACCTCCGTCGCCGACGCCAACATCGGCTCGATCTTCGGCATCGGCTTCCCCGGCTGGACCGGCGGCGTGCTCCAGTACATCAACGGCTACGAGGGGGGCCTGCCCGGGTTCGTGGCCCGCGCGCGGGAACTCGCCGAGCGCTACGGCGACCGGTTCACGCCGCCCGCGCTGCTGGTGGAGAAGGCGCAGCAGGGGGAGCGGTTCAGCGACTCAGCCCGCGGCTGA
- a CDS encoding amino acid permease → MSKDAVNTAAATPRTDAAQVPADAGDAGYSKDLKARHVNMIAIGGAIGTGLFLGAGGRLHNAGPALAIAYLVCGIFAFFVVRALGELVLYRPSSGSFVSYAREFLGEKGAYVAGWMYFLNWSTTGIADITAIALYTHYWSMFTDIPQWVLALVALAVVLAVNLISVKYFGEMEFWFAIIKVATLVGFMLIGIFLLATQQEVGGQTPGVSVITDNGGVFPHGLMPVVLVMQGVIFAYAALELVGVAAGETAEPEKVVPRAVNSIMWRVGLFYVGSVVLLALLLPGSVYSADESPFVTVLSKIGVPAAGDVMNLVVLTAAMSSLNSGLYSTGRILRSMAMAGSAPKFTARMNRSQVPYGGILLTCAVCVLGVGLNYLVPAQAFEIVLNVASLGIISTWVIIMICHLVFVRRAKAGLVARPSFRLPGSPVTEITTIAFLLACLGMMWNDPEVGRKTLLLIPLIAVMLVAGWFGIRRRVSQTADQELSRLTK, encoded by the coding sequence GTGAGCAAGGACGCCGTGAACACGGCTGCGGCCACGCCGCGTACCGATGCGGCCCAGGTGCCCGCGGACGCGGGCGACGCCGGCTACAGCAAGGACCTCAAGGCCCGCCACGTCAACATGATCGCTATCGGCGGCGCGATCGGCACCGGACTCTTCCTCGGCGCCGGCGGCCGCCTCCACAACGCGGGCCCGGCGCTGGCGATCGCCTACCTGGTCTGCGGCATCTTCGCCTTCTTCGTGGTCAGGGCCCTCGGTGAGCTCGTGCTCTACCGCCCCTCCTCGGGCTCCTTCGTGTCGTACGCGCGCGAGTTCCTCGGCGAGAAGGGCGCCTACGTCGCCGGCTGGATGTACTTCCTGAACTGGTCGACCACCGGCATCGCCGACATCACCGCGATCGCGCTCTACACGCACTACTGGAGCATGTTCACCGACATCCCGCAGTGGGTGCTCGCGCTGGTCGCCCTCGCGGTGGTGCTGGCCGTGAACCTGATCTCGGTGAAGTACTTCGGCGAGATGGAGTTCTGGTTCGCGATCATCAAGGTCGCCACGCTCGTCGGGTTCATGCTCATCGGCATCTTCCTGCTCGCCACGCAGCAGGAGGTGGGCGGCCAGACACCCGGCGTGAGCGTGATCACGGACAACGGCGGCGTCTTCCCGCACGGCCTGATGCCCGTCGTCCTCGTCATGCAGGGCGTGATCTTCGCGTACGCCGCGCTGGAGCTGGTCGGTGTCGCCGCGGGCGAGACCGCCGAGCCGGAGAAGGTCGTGCCGCGCGCGGTGAACTCGATCATGTGGCGGGTCGGCCTGTTCTACGTGGGCTCGGTCGTCCTGCTGGCCCTCCTGCTCCCCGGTTCGGTCTACTCCGCCGACGAGAGCCCCTTCGTCACGGTCCTGTCGAAGATCGGCGTCCCCGCGGCGGGCGACGTGATGAACCTGGTGGTCCTCACGGCCGCCATGTCCTCGCTGAACTCGGGCCTGTACTCCACGGGCCGGATCCTGCGCTCCATGGCGATGGCCGGCTCGGCCCCGAAGTTCACCGCCCGCATGAACCGCAGCCAGGTCCCCTACGGCGGCATCCTGCTGACCTGCGCGGTGTGCGTGCTCGGCGTCGGCCTGAACTACCTGGTGCCGGCCCAGGCCTTCGAGATCGTGCTGAACGTGGCCTCCCTCGGCATCATCAGCACGTGGGTGATCATCATGATCTGCCACCTGGTCTTCGTCCGCCGCGCCAAGGCGGGCCTGGTCGCCCGGCCCTCCTTCCGCCTGCCCGGCAGCCCGGTCACGGAGATCACCACGATCGCCTTCCTGCTGGCCTGCCTCGGCATGATGTGGAACGACCCCGAGGTCGGCCGCAAGACGCTCCTGCTCATCCCGCTGATCGCGGTCATGCTGGTCGCGGGCTGGTTCGGCATCCGCCGCCGGGTGTCGCAGACGGCGGACCAGGAGCTGTCACGGCTGACGAAGTAG
- a CDS encoding M1 family metallopeptidase translates to MHRRIIAPGALAAAVLLLAIPASAAPRSPGAPGIGDPYYPAYGNGGYDVSHYDLRLKYQPATDELEGTATLVARTTQDLSSFNLDFLLDVSEVRVNGAAASFTTSGEHELEVTPKTPLAKGTPITVVVRYRGVPSSKQAYGFTSWHRTPDGGVAANEPEAAAWWFPSNDHPLDKATYDVSVLVPDGTQAISNGTLQSTSSRLGWTRWNWRSNKPQTTYLATLAVGKFDITTGRTESGIPVVNAYSKDLGDHAGAARASIERSGEIVDWLSEYFGPYPYNALGGYVPNTTTGYALETQTRPFYSPRQFANGSNVSLVVHELAHQWYGDEVSLKRWKDIWINEGFARYAQWLWSEHEGEGTAQELADYVYASHPADDPFWTVKPGDPGPDNQFHIAVYDRGALAVQALRNEIGDEAFFAVLKGWPQKYAHGNASVSDFQRYAEEVSGKPLAALFDTWLFQPSKPGAPAARAAAVAKAGEKGTVPQPKSWKKIAATNGVHGHGGRGHQGHEHEGHEHDGHEHDGHEH, encoded by the coding sequence GTGCACCGCAGAATCATCGCGCCGGGAGCCCTGGCAGCGGCCGTCCTCCTGCTGGCGATCCCGGCATCAGCCGCTCCCCGCTCCCCTGGCGCTCCGGGTATCGGCGACCCCTACTACCCGGCCTACGGCAACGGCGGATACGACGTCTCCCACTACGACCTGAGGCTGAAGTACCAGCCGGCGACGGACGAGCTGGAGGGCACGGCGACCCTGGTGGCCCGCACCACGCAGGACCTGTCCAGCTTCAACCTGGACTTCCTGCTGGACGTCAGCGAGGTGCGCGTGAACGGGGCCGCGGCGTCGTTCACGACCTCGGGCGAGCACGAGCTGGAGGTCACGCCGAAGACGCCGCTGGCCAAGGGCACGCCGATCACGGTCGTCGTGCGCTACCGCGGGGTGCCGTCCTCGAAGCAGGCCTACGGCTTCACCAGCTGGCACCGCACCCCGGACGGCGGCGTCGCGGCGAACGAGCCGGAGGCCGCGGCCTGGTGGTTCCCCAGCAACGACCACCCGCTCGACAAGGCCACCTACGACGTGTCCGTGCTGGTCCCGGACGGCACCCAGGCCATCTCCAACGGCACGCTCCAGTCGACGAGTTCACGGCTCGGCTGGACCCGGTGGAACTGGCGCTCCAACAAGCCGCAGACCACGTACCTGGCCACGCTGGCGGTCGGGAAGTTCGACATCACGACCGGCAGGACCGAGAGCGGCATCCCGGTCGTCAACGCCTACAGCAAGGACCTGGGCGACCACGCCGGCGCGGCCCGCGCGAGCATCGAGCGCAGCGGGGAGATCGTGGACTGGCTGAGCGAGTACTTCGGTCCGTACCCCTACAACGCGCTCGGCGGGTACGTGCCGAACACCACGACCGGGTACGCGCTGGAGACCCAGACCCGGCCGTTCTACAGCCCGCGGCAGTTCGCGAACGGGTCGAACGTGTCCCTCGTCGTCCACGAGCTGGCCCACCAGTGGTACGGGGACGAGGTGTCCCTGAAGCGCTGGAAGGACATCTGGATCAACGAGGGGTTCGCGCGGTACGCGCAGTGGCTGTGGTCCGAGCACGAGGGCGAGGGCACGGCGCAGGAACTCGCCGACTACGTGTACGCCTCGCACCCCGCCGACGACCCGTTCTGGACGGTGAAGCCCGGCGATCCGGGCCCTGACAACCAGTTCCACATCGCGGTGTACGACCGGGGCGCCCTGGCGGTGCAGGCGCTGCGGAACGAGATCGGCGACGAGGCGTTCTTCGCCGTCCTCAAGGGCTGGCCCCAGAAGTACGCCCACGGCAACGCGTCGGTCTCCGACTTCCAGCGGTACGCCGAGGAGGTCTCCGGCAAGCCCCTGGCCGCCCTGTTCGACACGTGGCTGTTCCAGCCGTCGAAGCCGGGGGCGCCGGCGGCTCGGGCCGCGGCGGTGGCGAAGGCCGGGGAGAAGGGGACGGTGCCGCAGCCGAAGTCGTGGAAGAAGATCGCGGCGACCAACGGGGTGCACGGGCATGGGGGGCGTGGACACCAGGGGCACGAGCACGAGGGGCATGAGCACGACGGGCACGAGCACGACGGGCATGAGCACTGA
- a CDS encoding MerR family transcriptional regulator gives MTTETEQPTLTIDELAARAGVTVRTVRFYGTKGLLPPPVLGPRRVGHYGREHLARLALIEELRQQGMTLAGIERHLRQLPPDLSAHDLAIHRAVVASWAPDAVGTVTRQELERRAGRPLGEEDVERLVAMGVVRPVEDGYEADLGLLRLGVGLLDVPLSQEAISAARTVLVEHTRAAARELSQLFRGEVAERDARDVRSLSAHMHPLVVQALLTAFQRSLREELGEWLTGPPEGSAAG, from the coding sequence ATGACGACCGAGACCGAGCAGCCGACCCTCACGATCGACGAGCTGGCCGCCCGGGCCGGTGTCACGGTGCGTACGGTCCGCTTCTACGGCACCAAGGGGCTGCTGCCCCCGCCGGTGCTCGGTCCCCGGCGCGTGGGGCACTACGGGCGGGAGCACCTGGCCCGGCTCGCGCTGATCGAGGAGTTGCGGCAGCAGGGCATGACGCTGGCCGGCATCGAGCGTCATCTGCGGCAGCTGCCGCCGGACCTGAGCGCGCACGACCTGGCCATCCACCGGGCCGTGGTGGCGTCCTGGGCACCGGACGCCGTCGGGACGGTCACGCGGCAGGAGCTGGAGCGGCGGGCCGGACGGCCGCTCGGCGAGGAGGACGTCGAGCGGCTCGTCGCGATGGGCGTGGTCCGGCCCGTGGAGGACGGCTACGAGGCCGACCTCGGTCTGCTCCGGCTGGGCGTCGGCCTGCTGGACGTGCCGCTCTCGCAGGAGGCGATCTCCGCGGCGCGCACGGTTCTCGTCGAACACACGCGCGCCGCGGCCCGTGAACTCTCCCAGCTCTTCCGCGGCGAGGTGGCGGAGCGTGACGCCCGGGACGTGCGGTCCCTGTCCGCGCACATGCACCCGCTGGTGGTGCAGGCGCTCCTCACGGCCTTCCAGCGGTCGTTGAGGGAAGAGCTGGGCGAGTGGCTGACCGGGCCTCCGGAAGGGTCAGCCGCGGGCTGA